One Brassica oleracea var. oleracea cultivar TO1000 chromosome C7, BOL, whole genome shotgun sequence genomic window carries:
- the LOC106307125 gene encoding protein PROTON GRADIENT REGULATION 5, chloroplastic-like — protein sequence MAAAASLSAHQGLLGTSFYGAWGNSISGDDYHTMLAKTTAPRQQAKVSRKLIRVQPMMKNVNEGKGLFAPLVVVTRDIVGKKRFNQLRGKAIALHSQVITEFCKSIGADAKQRQGLIRLAKKNGERLGFLA from the exons ATGGCTGCCGCTGCTTCACTTTCTGCACATCAAGGTTTACTCGGAACATCCTTCTATGGTGCTTGGGGAAATTCAATCTCAGGCGATGATTACCACACCATGCTCGCCAAAACAACTGCGCCAAGGCAGCAAGCTAAAGTTTCACGGAAACTCATCAGAGTACAACCAATGATGAAGAATGTCAACGAAGGCAAAGGTTTATTCGCTCCACTTGTCGTTGTTACTAGGGACATAGTAGGCAAGAAGAGGTTTAATCAGCTTAGAGGCAAAGCCATTGCTTTACACTCGCAG GTGATTACAGAGTTCTGTAAATCGATAGGAGCTGATGCGAAACAGAGACAAGGATTGATTAGGCTTGCTAAGAAGAATGGAGAGAGGCTTGGCTTCCTCGCTTGA